Proteins encoded together in one Mycolicibacter minnesotensis window:
- the deoC gene encoding deoxyribose-phosphate aldolase — MSVTPAPRWGREQVAQLVDHTLLKPEATAAQVAALVAEAAELGVAAVCVSPSMVAVAATANTAGVPIAAVAGFPSGKHLPAVKGQEAALAAAAGAAEIDMVIDVGAALAGDFAAVGADIATVRAAVPRAVLKVIVESAALLEFAGEAALVAVCRAAEDAGADFVKTSTGFHPSGGATVHAVELMAQTVDGRLGVKASGGIRGAQDALAMLGAGATRLGLSGTRAVLDGLG, encoded by the coding sequence ATGTCGGTGACGCCCGCGCCCCGTTGGGGCCGTGAGCAGGTGGCGCAGTTGGTCGACCACACGCTGCTCAAACCCGAGGCGACCGCGGCCCAGGTCGCGGCCCTCGTCGCCGAGGCCGCTGAGCTGGGGGTCGCCGCGGTCTGCGTGTCGCCGTCGATGGTCGCTGTTGCCGCGACGGCAAACACGGCCGGAGTCCCAATCGCGGCGGTGGCGGGTTTCCCATCCGGCAAGCACCTACCGGCAGTCAAGGGCCAGGAGGCTGCGCTGGCCGCAGCGGCGGGGGCCGCCGAAATCGACATGGTCATCGACGTCGGTGCGGCGTTGGCCGGTGATTTCGCAGCCGTCGGCGCCGACATCGCGACGGTGCGCGCCGCGGTGCCCCGCGCCGTACTCAAGGTGATCGTCGAATCGGCCGCGCTGCTGGAGTTCGCCGGTGAGGCCGCCCTGGTGGCCGTCTGCCGTGCCGCCGAGGATGCCGGTGCGGATTTCGTCAAGACCTCCACGGGATTCCATCCCTCCGGCGGGGCTACGGTGCACGCGGTAGAGCTGATGGCTCAGACCGTCGATGGCCGGTTAGGGGTCAAGGCCAGCGGCGGAATCCGTGGTGCCCAGGACGCGCTGGCCATGCTCGGCGCCGGCGCGACCCGCCTGGGGTTGTCGGGCACGCGGGCGGTGCTCGACGGGTTGGGCTAA
- a CDS encoding LmeA family phospholipid-binding protein gives MSAPGPSHRFSGLPAVMLALTAVLAIMLVGMLGGELYARHRANTLVADAVSCEAQDSASVSFGTTPPVLAQYFNDEYPHISVKTAGNQIRQAKGMRLELDIRDVRLNKGAGAQDPAGTIGSLDGTITWPADGIKQSIQDVVPMIGSIVTGSVTTDPDAGTVRLKGLLNKATVKPQLAGNGLSLHVVDLEALGHDLDTDTVQRRLDELTAKVTGDLPLGIHLDSVEVTDTGVVVKFSTRDAALSGQSSSQCFESF, from the coding sequence ATGAGTGCTCCCGGACCCAGTCATAGGTTTTCCGGTCTGCCGGCGGTCATGCTGGCGCTGACCGCTGTGCTGGCCATCATGCTGGTAGGGATGCTCGGCGGCGAGCTCTACGCCCGTCATCGAGCCAACACTCTGGTCGCCGACGCCGTCTCGTGCGAGGCGCAGGACAGCGCCAGCGTTTCCTTCGGGACCACTCCCCCGGTGCTGGCGCAGTATTTCAACGACGAGTATCCGCACATCTCGGTCAAGACCGCGGGCAACCAAATCCGGCAGGCCAAGGGCATGCGGCTGGAGCTCGATATCCGCGATGTCCGGTTGAACAAGGGCGCGGGCGCTCAGGATCCCGCCGGCACCATCGGCTCTCTGGACGGCACCATCACCTGGCCGGCCGACGGCATCAAGCAGTCGATCCAGGACGTGGTCCCGATGATCGGCAGCATCGTCACCGGCTCCGTCACCACTGATCCCGACGCCGGCACCGTCAGGCTCAAGGGCCTGCTCAACAAGGCGACCGTGAAGCCGCAGTTGGCCGGCAACGGCCTGTCGCTGCATGTGGTCGATCTGGAGGCGCTGGGCCACGACCTGGACACCGACACCGTGCAGCGCCGGCTCGACGAACTCACCGCGAAAGTGACGGGCGATCTGCCGCTGGGGATCCACCTCGACAGCGTGGAGGTCACCGATACCGGTGTCGTGGTGAAGTTCTCGACGCGCGACGCCGCCCTCTCGGGGCAGTCGTCAAGTCAGTGCTTCGAATCGTTCTAG
- a CDS encoding LmeA family phospholipid-binding protein, which yields MPAGGGEEPTTHIPATPPQAPPGEAPTTVLETPGIVSRTASVLRDPLALVLILVTVVALALAGLIGAELIARRIGDSKVAKATECVVNDKATASFGVTPPFLWQHITGNYTNISIHTAGNQVKDAKQMTADLSISDVDLHGTGDSRGTIGSLQATLTWPAAGIKETVQSMVPLLGNLVSELKTNAQNGTVELRGAFGLATVVVKPEVVNGGLSLQVQKLTGLGALTLPRETLQPELDRFAAQLTKRYPLGLHADSIEVTDSGVVARFSTQNASIPRTDDPCFANL from the coding sequence ATGCCAGCGGGCGGGGGCGAAGAGCCCACCACCCACATTCCCGCGACGCCCCCGCAGGCGCCGCCCGGTGAGGCACCCACCACCGTGCTCGAAACCCCGGGCATCGTGTCGCGGACGGCCTCGGTCCTGCGTGACCCCCTGGCCCTGGTGCTGATCCTGGTCACCGTGGTCGCCTTGGCGCTGGCCGGACTGATCGGCGCTGAGCTGATCGCCCGCCGCATCGGCGACAGCAAAGTGGCCAAGGCCACCGAATGCGTGGTGAACGACAAGGCCACCGCCTCGTTCGGTGTGACGCCGCCGTTCCTGTGGCAGCACATCACCGGCAACTACACCAACATCTCGATCCACACGGCGGGCAATCAGGTCAAAGACGCCAAGCAGATGACCGCCGACCTGAGCATCTCCGACGTCGACCTGCACGGCACCGGTGACTCGCGAGGCACCATCGGCTCGCTGCAGGCCACCCTGACCTGGCCGGCGGCCGGCATCAAGGAGACCGTTCAGTCCATGGTGCCGCTCCTGGGCAACCTGGTCTCGGAGCTCAAGACCAATGCCCAGAACGGCACCGTGGAGCTGCGGGGGGCGTTCGGCCTGGCCACTGTCGTCGTGAAGCCCGAAGTCGTCAACGGGGGACTGTCGCTGCAGGTGCAGAAACTGACCGGACTGGGCGCGCTGACACTGCCACGCGAGACGCTGCAGCCCGAGCTGGACAGGTTTGCCGCGCAGCTGACCAAGCGGTATCCGCTCGGTCTGCACGCCGACAGCATCGAGGTCACCGATTCCGGTGTGGTGGCGCGGTTCTCCACGCAGAACGCCTCCATCCCGCGGACGGACGACCCCTGCTTCGCCAATCTGTAA
- a CDS encoding carbon-nitrogen hydrolase family protein has translation MRIACAQMLSGADPVANLELVTDYTERAAAQGAALVVFPEAAMCRFGVPLGPVAEPLDGPWANGVRAVAARTGITVVAGMFTPAEDGRVTNTLLAVGPQTDTHYHKVHLYDAFGFTESRTVAPGFEPVVIDVEGVGVGLSTCYDIRFPALYTELADRGARLIAVCASWGAGPGKVSQWELLARARALDSTSYVAAVGQADPGMPADSSGAPTGVGHSVVVSPWGEVVATAGASPQLLVCDIDLDTVADARRTLAVLSNRAAFLQVGKAESPG, from the coding sequence ATGCGGATTGCGTGTGCGCAGATGCTCAGCGGCGCCGACCCGGTGGCCAACTTGGAGTTGGTGACCGATTACACCGAGCGGGCCGCGGCGCAGGGGGCCGCACTGGTGGTGTTCCCGGAGGCCGCCATGTGCCGGTTCGGTGTGCCGCTGGGGCCGGTCGCCGAACCGCTGGACGGGCCATGGGCCAACGGAGTCCGTGCGGTGGCGGCGCGAACCGGGATCACCGTTGTCGCGGGAATGTTCACCCCCGCCGAGGACGGCCGCGTCACCAACACATTGCTGGCCGTCGGCCCGCAGACCGACACGCACTATCACAAGGTGCACTTGTATGACGCCTTCGGTTTTACCGAATCACGCACGGTGGCGCCGGGATTCGAACCCGTGGTCATCGATGTCGAGGGGGTCGGCGTTGGATTGTCCACCTGCTACGACATTCGGTTCCCGGCGCTCTACACCGAGCTGGCCGACCGCGGCGCGCGGCTGATCGCGGTCTGTGCGTCGTGGGGCGCGGGCCCGGGCAAGGTCTCTCAATGGGAATTGCTGGCCAGGGCCCGGGCCCTGGATTCCACCAGCTACGTCGCCGCCGTCGGGCAGGCTGATCCGGGAATGCCGGCGGATTCCTCCGGCGCGCCGACCGGCGTGGGGCACAGTGTGGTCGTCTCGCCATGGGGTGAGGTGGTCGCCACGGCCGGTGCGTCGCCGCAGCTCCTGGTGTGCGACATCGACCTCGACACGGTCGCAGACGCCCGCCGGACGCTGGCCGTGTTGAGCAATCGCGCGGCCTTCCTTCAGGTCGGTAAGGCAGAATCGCCCGGGTGA
- a CDS encoding DUF2505 domain-containing protein — translation MPRTFTLSEHYPASVEQVYAVFADEHYWRARLAESGADVVALEEITVGPDGGVDVLTKQGIHRAKLPALAAQFHPGNLDLARHETWHPVRDGRARAQVVGKVVGAPAKLSGDAVLAPSSGGCELRLTATVQVDIPLVGGKIESFIGGQLAELMNTEQRFTLAWLRQGGAASTT, via the coding sequence ATGCCGCGTACATTCACGCTCTCCGAGCACTACCCGGCGAGCGTCGAGCAGGTGTACGCCGTCTTTGCCGACGAGCATTACTGGCGGGCACGACTGGCCGAATCTGGAGCCGACGTGGTGGCGTTGGAGGAGATCACGGTTGGCCCCGACGGCGGCGTCGACGTCCTCACCAAACAGGGCATTCACCGGGCGAAGCTGCCCGCTCTGGCCGCGCAGTTTCATCCCGGCAACCTCGATCTGGCGCGCCATGAGACCTGGCATCCGGTCCGGGACGGCCGCGCCCGCGCACAGGTGGTCGGCAAGGTCGTCGGCGCACCGGCGAAGCTGTCCGGTGACGCGGTGCTGGCGCCGTCGTCAGGCGGCTGCGAGTTGCGGCTGACCGCTACCGTGCAGGTCGACATCCCGCTGGTAGGCGGCAAGATCGAAAGCTTCATCGGGGGCCAGCTGGCCGAGCTGATGAACACCGAACAGCGTTTCACCTTGGCATGGCTGCGGCAGGGCGGCGCGGCGTCGACGACATAG
- a CDS encoding UDP-N-acetylmuramate dehydrogenase gives MAGSEFAGARVAEAVSLAPLTTLRVGPVARRVITCTDSAQIVAALGRLDEAGDNPLVLAGGSNVLIADDLEDLTAVVLANDEISIEGNLLRAEAGAVWDDVVARSVAANLGGLECLSGIPGSAGATPVQNVGAYGVEVADRLTRVLLLDRHSGEVRWTPAADLELGYRTSVLKRSDAAVVLEVEFELDPSGRSAPLRYGELAAALDAADGESRHPAAVRAAVLALRAAKGMVLDSADHDTWSVGSFFTNPVVPQDIFSDIADRTRGPVPHWDAPGGVKLAAGWLVERSGFGKGYPGAEATARLSTKHALALTNRGGASSADIVGLARAVRDGVHDTFGITLHPEPVLVGCAL, from the coding sequence GTGGCGGGTTCCGAGTTCGCGGGCGCGCGTGTCGCCGAGGCGGTGTCGCTGGCACCGCTGACCACGCTGCGGGTCGGACCGGTCGCCCGGCGCGTGATCACCTGCACCGACAGTGCGCAGATCGTTGCCGCGCTGGGCCGGCTCGACGAGGCCGGCGACAACCCGCTGGTGCTGGCCGGGGGCTCCAACGTACTGATCGCCGACGACTTGGAGGATTTGACCGCCGTCGTGCTGGCCAACGACGAGATCAGCATCGAGGGCAACCTGTTGCGAGCCGAGGCCGGTGCGGTGTGGGACGACGTCGTCGCCCGGTCGGTTGCGGCGAATCTGGGCGGGCTGGAGTGTCTGTCGGGCATTCCCGGCTCGGCCGGGGCGACCCCGGTACAGAACGTCGGGGCCTATGGCGTGGAGGTCGCCGATCGGCTCACCCGGGTGCTGTTGCTGGATCGGCACTCCGGCGAGGTGCGCTGGACGCCGGCGGCGGACTTGGAGCTCGGCTATCGCACCAGTGTGCTCAAGCGCTCCGATGCGGCGGTGGTGCTGGAGGTCGAATTCGAACTGGATCCGTCCGGGCGCAGCGCACCGCTGCGCTACGGCGAGCTGGCTGCGGCTCTTGATGCTGCCGACGGTGAATCCCGTCACCCGGCGGCCGTTCGCGCCGCGGTGCTGGCGCTGCGGGCGGCAAAGGGCATGGTGCTCGACTCCGCCGATCACGACACCTGGAGCGTCGGCTCGTTCTTTACCAATCCTGTTGTGCCACAAGATATCTTCTCTGATATTGCTGACCGGACGCGCGGACCGGTGCCGCACTGGGACGCTCCCGGCGGCGTGAAACTGGCTGCCGGTTGGCTGGTGGAGCGATCGGGATTCGGCAAGGGATATCCAGGTGCGGAGGCTACTGCGCGTCTGTCCACCAAACATGCCCTGGCGCTGACCAATCGGGGCGGCGCCAGCTCCGCCGACATCGTGGGTCTGGCCCGTGCCGTGCGGGACGGGGTGCACGACACGTTTGGTATCACCCTGCACCCCGAGCCGGTGCTTGTCGGGTGCGCGCTATAG
- a CDS encoding L,D-transpeptidase — MNRRQALTALAAGVLAPTAVAGCFGRSGTSAEKAPPSAPTVVFEPALENGAVTDVLPTAPVGITVRDGWLQRVTLTSPAGKVLAGTFNRERTRYTVTEPLGYDAAYTWSGSVVGHDGNAVAVSGRITTVTPSAVIDGGFQLADGQTVGIAAPVILQFDGPIADKAAVERALSIVTEPPVDGSWAWLPDEVQGARVHWRSREYFPVGTTVHVSAKLYGLAFGEGAYGAQDMSLDFAIGRRQVVKAEVSSHRIQVVRDEGVIMDFPCSYGQADKARNITRNGIHVVSEKYADFYMSNPAAGYSNIHERWAVRISNNGEFIHANPSSAGAQGNTNVTNGCINLSTEDAEQYFYSAIYGDPVEVTGSSIELSYADGDIWDWAVDWDTWVSMSALASPEQSRTSLPSAAPATPTDAPTLSGTPTTSPVPGG; from the coding sequence CTGAACCGGCGGCAAGCGTTGACGGCGCTGGCCGCCGGCGTGCTGGCGCCGACGGCGGTGGCGGGGTGTTTCGGCCGATCGGGCACGAGCGCCGAGAAGGCGCCGCCCTCGGCCCCCACGGTGGTCTTCGAGCCGGCACTGGAAAACGGGGCCGTCACCGATGTGCTGCCTACCGCCCCGGTGGGCATCACGGTCCGCGACGGCTGGCTTCAGCGGGTGACCTTGACAAGTCCCGCGGGAAAGGTGCTCGCAGGAACCTTCAACCGCGAGCGCACGCGCTACACCGTCACCGAACCGCTGGGCTACGACGCCGCCTACACCTGGAGCGGGTCGGTGGTGGGCCACGACGGCAACGCCGTAGCGGTCAGCGGCCGCATCACCACGGTCACGCCTTCCGCTGTCATCGACGGCGGTTTTCAGCTGGCCGACGGCCAGACCGTGGGGATAGCCGCGCCAGTGATCCTGCAGTTCGACGGGCCGATCGCCGATAAGGCGGCCGTCGAACGAGCGCTGAGCATCGTCACCGAGCCCCCGGTGGACGGCAGCTGGGCCTGGTTGCCCGATGAGGTGCAGGGGGCGCGGGTGCACTGGCGCAGCCGCGAGTACTTCCCGGTCGGAACCACCGTGCACGTCAGCGCCAAGCTGTACGGTCTGGCGTTCGGCGAGGGTGCCTACGGGGCGCAGGACATGTCGCTGGACTTCGCGATCGGGCGGCGCCAGGTGGTGAAGGCAGAGGTCTCCTCGCACCGCATCCAGGTGGTCCGCGACGAGGGCGTGATCATGGACTTCCCCTGTAGCTACGGGCAGGCCGACAAGGCCCGCAACATCACCCGCAACGGCATCCATGTGGTCAGCGAGAAGTACGCCGACTTCTACATGTCCAACCCCGCGGCCGGCTACAGCAATATCCATGAGCGCTGGGCGGTCCGGATCTCCAACAACGGCGAGTTCATCCACGCCAACCCCTCCAGCGCCGGCGCCCAGGGCAACACCAACGTCACCAACGGCTGCATCAACCTGTCCACCGAAGACGCCGAGCAGTACTTCTACAGCGCGATCTATGGCGACCCGGTCGAGGTCACCGGTAGCTCCATCGAACTGTCCTACGCCGATGGGGACATCTGGGACTGGGCCGTGGACTGGGACACCTGGGTCTCGATGTCGGCGCTGGCGAGCCCTGAGCAGTCCCGAACCTCGCTGCCCAGCGCGGCGCCGGCCACTCCGACCGACGCGCCGACCCTGTCGGGCACACCGACGACGAGTCCTGTGCCCGGCGGCTAG
- a CDS encoding SDR family NAD(P)-dependent oxidoreductase, which produces MTTSGHDQRIAVVTGASSGIGEATARVLAAQGFHVVAAARRADRIAALADEIGGTAVVTDVTDPDAVAALAEACDRIPGSVSVLVNNAGGAKGLASVEQADLEHWRWMWETNVLGTLHVTRALLPKLVASGDGLVVTVTSIAALEIYDGGAGYTSAKHAQSALHRTLRGELLGKPVRLTEIAPGMVDTEFSLVRFDGDRERADGVYHGLTPLTATDIAEVIGFVASRPPHVDLDQIVIRPRDQASATRAHRVEPR; this is translated from the coding sequence ATGACGACTTCTGGGCACGACCAGCGCATTGCCGTGGTCACCGGCGCCAGTTCGGGTATTGGTGAGGCGACGGCGAGAGTTCTTGCCGCACAGGGCTTCCACGTGGTCGCCGCGGCACGGCGCGCCGATCGGATAGCGGCGCTGGCCGACGAGATCGGCGGCACCGCCGTTGTGACCGACGTCACTGACCCGGACGCGGTCGCGGCGCTGGCCGAGGCGTGCGATCGAATTCCCGGCTCGGTCTCTGTGCTGGTCAACAATGCGGGCGGGGCCAAGGGTCTGGCGTCGGTGGAACAGGCCGACCTCGAACACTGGCGCTGGATGTGGGAGACCAACGTACTGGGCACCCTGCACGTGACTCGGGCCCTGCTGCCCAAGCTCGTCGCCTCCGGCGACGGCCTGGTGGTCACGGTGACCTCGATCGCGGCATTAGAGATCTATGACGGCGGCGCCGGCTACACCTCGGCCAAGCACGCCCAGAGCGCGCTGCACCGCACGCTGCGCGGCGAGCTGCTGGGAAAGCCGGTGCGGCTCACCGAGATCGCCCCCGGCATGGTGGACACCGAATTCTCGCTGGTGCGCTTTGACGGCGACCGCGAGCGCGCCGACGGCGTGTACCACGGCTTGACGCCGTTGACGGCGACCGACATCGCCGAGGTAATCGGGTTCGTGGCCTCCCGGCCACCCCACGTCGACCTCGACCAGATCGTCATTCGCCCGCGCGATCAGGCGTCGGCGACCCGGGCTCACCGCGTCGAGCCTCGCTAG
- a CDS encoding ROK family protein, translating to MANHRNDRPRSHPRVVAPALQLADSAGAEVFAAVRQHGPVAREAIAGATSLSVATVNRQVSALLEAGLLLERADLATSGAIGRPRRPVVVNHEPFLTLGLHIGAKTTSIVATDLLGRTLDVVETPTPNKGAGPALASLAASASRYLTRWQKRRPLWVGVAIGGAVDGATGHVDHPRLGWTAAPVGPVLAEELGLPVSVASHVDAMAGAELLFGVRRPTAISTTSLYVYARETVGYALVIGGRVHSPASGPGTIAGLPVYSELLGGSGHLESTVSDEAVLAAARRLRLLPEGSGAVAAAVTTLVREARGGDERAAALLTERARALGEAVALLRDVLNPDDLVVGGQGFTEYPEGMAEVERAFRQRSVLSGRSIRVTAFGNRVQEAGAGTVSLGGLYADPVGAMRRSRGPVARVVPEVSA from the coding sequence CTGGCCAACCACCGCAATGACCGGCCGCGTTCCCATCCCCGCGTCGTCGCACCGGCGCTACAGCTGGCCGACTCGGCCGGCGCGGAGGTCTTCGCCGCCGTGCGCCAGCATGGCCCGGTCGCCCGCGAGGCGATCGCCGGCGCCACCTCGCTGAGCGTCGCCACTGTCAACCGCCAGGTCAGTGCCCTGCTGGAAGCCGGATTGCTGCTGGAGCGCGCCGACCTGGCCACCTCTGGGGCGATCGGTCGGCCCCGGCGGCCTGTGGTGGTCAACCATGAGCCGTTCCTCACCCTGGGCCTGCACATCGGGGCCAAGACCACCAGCATCGTGGCCACCGATCTGCTCGGCCGCACGCTCGACGTCGTCGAGACCCCGACCCCCAACAAGGGCGCGGGGCCGGCGCTGGCGTCGTTGGCGGCCAGCGCCAGCCGGTATCTGACCCGGTGGCAGAAGCGCCGTCCGTTGTGGGTCGGGGTGGCCATCGGTGGCGCGGTCGACGGCGCCACCGGGCATGTGGATCACCCGAGGCTGGGCTGGACGGCCGCCCCGGTCGGTCCGGTGCTGGCCGAAGAGCTTGGCCTGCCGGTGTCGGTGGCCTCCCACGTGGACGCCATGGCCGGGGCTGAGCTGCTGTTCGGTGTGCGGCGGCCGACGGCCATCAGTACCACCAGCCTCTACGTCTACGCCCGGGAAACGGTGGGCTATGCCCTGGTGATCGGCGGGCGGGTGCACAGCCCGGCCAGCGGTCCCGGCACCATCGCCGGCCTGCCGGTCTACTCCGAGCTGCTCGGGGGTTCGGGACATCTTGAGTCCACCGTCAGCGACGAGGCAGTCCTGGCCGCAGCCCGGCGGCTGCGGCTGCTGCCCGAGGGCAGTGGGGCAGTGGCGGCGGCGGTCACCACCCTGGTGCGCGAGGCGCGGGGCGGCGACGAGCGGGCCGCGGCCCTGCTGACCGAGCGCGCGCGGGCGCTGGGGGAGGCGGTGGCGTTGCTGCGCGACGTGCTCAACCCCGATGACCTGGTGGTAGGTGGCCAGGGATTCACCGAATATCCGGAGGGTATGGCCGAGGTGGAGCGGGCGTTTCGGCAGCGATCGGTGTTGTCGGGGCGCAGCATCAGGGTCACCGCGTTCGGCAACCGGGTTCAGGAGGCCGGTGCCGGCACCGTGTCGCTGGGCGGGCTCTACGCCGACCCGGTCGGTGCCATGCGCCGGTCCCGTGGGCCGGTCGCCCGCGTGGTCCCGGAAGTGTCCGCCTGA
- the mshA gene encoding D-inositol-3-phosphate glycosyltransferase, which translates to MGHGVRSDVHRVALLSVHTSPLAQPGTGDAGGMNVYVLQSALHLARRGVAVEVFTRATSSADPPVQHVAPGVLVRNVVAGPFEGLDKNDLPTQLCAFAAGVLRAEAAHEPGYYDVVHSHYWLSGQVGWLAADRWAVPLVHTAHTLAGVKNAALAAGDAPEPPLRMVGEQQVVDAADRLIVNTEDEAHQLVALHDADPRRIDVAHPGVDLEVFRPGDRLAARAALGLSDHEPIVAFVGRIQPLKAPDILLRAAAKLPGVRVVVAGGPSGSSGLAEPGGLVRLAAELGISERVTFLPPQSRENLAALFRAADLVAVPSYSESFGLVALEAQACGTPVVAAAVGGLPVAVQDGVTGRLVDGHGIEAWASGLDELLRLGSGPRGWAMRRAAAAHATKFSWERTVDAQLASYAQAIDDFAAARSGRMRVLGSARRPRRWPARRGARA; encoded by the coding sequence GTGGGCCATGGAGTCAGATCCGATGTGCACCGGGTAGCGCTGCTGTCGGTACACACCTCGCCGCTGGCCCAACCCGGCACCGGGGATGCGGGCGGCATGAACGTCTACGTCCTGCAGAGCGCACTGCATCTGGCGCGTCGCGGGGTCGCCGTAGAGGTGTTCACCCGCGCCACGTCGTCGGCCGACCCGCCGGTGCAGCACGTCGCACCCGGCGTGCTGGTGCGCAACGTTGTGGCGGGGCCTTTCGAAGGCCTGGACAAGAACGACCTACCCACGCAGCTGTGCGCGTTCGCCGCCGGAGTGCTGCGCGCCGAGGCCGCCCACGAGCCCGGCTACTACGACGTGGTGCATTCGCACTATTGGCTCTCCGGCCAGGTCGGATGGCTGGCAGCTGACCGGTGGGCGGTGCCGCTGGTGCATACCGCGCACACCTTGGCCGGGGTGAAGAACGCCGCGCTCGCCGCGGGCGACGCCCCCGAGCCGCCCCTGCGCATGGTCGGCGAGCAACAGGTCGTCGACGCCGCGGATCGGCTGATCGTCAACACCGAAGACGAGGCCCACCAACTGGTGGCGCTGCACGATGCGGACCCGCGCCGGATCGACGTGGCGCACCCGGGCGTCGACCTGGAGGTGTTTCGGCCCGGCGACAGACTTGCGGCCCGCGCCGCGTTGGGCCTGTCGGACCACGAACCGATCGTGGCGTTCGTCGGCCGTATCCAGCCGCTCAAGGCGCCCGACATCCTGCTGCGGGCGGCGGCGAAGCTGCCCGGCGTGCGGGTGGTAGTGGCCGGTGGGCCGTCGGGAAGCAGCGGATTGGCGGAACCGGGCGGCCTGGTTCGGCTGGCTGCCGAACTGGGTATCAGTGAGCGGGTGACCTTCCTGCCGCCGCAGTCCCGTGAGAATCTGGCGGCGCTGTTCCGGGCCGCCGACCTGGTGGCCGTGCCGAGCTACTCCGAGTCGTTCGGCCTGGTGGCGCTGGAGGCGCAGGCGTGCGGGACACCGGTGGTCGCCGCGGCCGTCGGCGGGCTGCCGGTGGCGGTGCAAGACGGCGTCACCGGGCGACTGGTCGACGGGCACGGCATCGAGGCATGGGCGAGCGGCCTGGACGAGCTGCTGCGGTTGGGCTCCGGACCCCGGGGATGGGCGATGCGCCGGGCCGCGGCCGCACATGCGACGAAGTTCTCCTGGGAGCGCACGGTCGACGCCCAACTGGCCAGCTACGCCCAGGCTATCGACGACTTCGCCGCGGCCCGGAGCGGGCGGATGCGGGTGCTGGGATCCGCACGACGGCCCCGGCGCTGGCCGGCGCGGCGTGGAGCGCGCGCGTGA
- a CDS encoding type III secretion system chaperone family protein: MNRCEVLELIESTLQVAELTYAPTPGSHGGLPGLIVELPGERKLKTNTILSVGEHSVRIEAFVCRKPDENDAGVYRYLLKRNRRLYGVAYTLDNVGDIYLVGRMALASVSVEEIDRVLGQVLEAVDFDFNTLLELGFATSIQKEWDWRVSTGQSLKNLRAFEHLIDSNDD; this comes from the coding sequence GTGAATCGCTGCGAGGTCCTGGAACTCATCGAGAGCACGCTGCAGGTGGCCGAGTTGACCTACGCACCCACGCCGGGTTCCCACGGCGGACTGCCGGGTCTGATCGTCGAACTGCCCGGCGAGCGCAAGCTCAAGACCAACACCATCCTCAGTGTCGGGGAGCACTCGGTGCGCATCGAGGCGTTCGTCTGTCGCAAGCCGGACGAGAACGATGCCGGCGTCTATCGGTACCTGCTCAAGCGCAATCGCCGGCTCTACGGCGTGGCCTACACGCTGGACAACGTCGGCGATATCTACCTGGTGGGCCGGATGGCCCTGGCATCGGTGTCCGTCGAGGAGATCGACCGGGTTCTCGGGCAGGTGCTCGAAGCGGTCGATTTCGACTTCAACACGTTGCTGGAGTTGGGATTCGCCACATCGATCCAGAAGGAATGGGACTGGCGGGTGTCGACCGGGCAGTCGCTGAAGAACCTGCGGGCGTTTGAGCATTTGATCGACAGCAATGACGACTGA
- a CDS encoding phosphoglyceromutase has product MSDTATLVLLRHGESEWNASNQFTGWMDVNLTDKGRAEAVRAGSLLVEHGLAPDVVYTSLLRRAITTANLALDAADRHWIPVHRTWRLNERHYGALQGLDKAATKARYGDDQFMTWRRSYDTPPPPIEAGSRYSQDTDARYADIGGGPLTECLADVVARFLPYFTDVVIPDLRCGKTVLIAAHGNSLRALVKYLDQMSDDDVVGLNIPTGIPLRYDLDADLRPKVAGGVYLDPEAAAAGAAAVANQGAK; this is encoded by the coding sequence ATGTCTGACACTGCCACCTTGGTGCTGCTGCGCCACGGCGAAAGCGAATGGAACGCCAGCAACCAGTTCACCGGTTGGATGGACGTCAACCTGACCGACAAGGGCCGCGCAGAGGCGGTCCGCGCCGGTTCACTGTTGGTAGAACACGGCCTGGCGCCGGATGTGGTCTACACCTCGCTGTTGCGCCGGGCGATCACCACCGCGAACCTGGCGCTCGACGCCGCCGACCGGCACTGGATCCCGGTGCATCGCACCTGGCGGCTCAACGAGCGTCATTACGGTGCGCTGCAGGGGCTGGACAAGGCCGCCACCAAGGCGCGCTACGGCGACGACCAGTTCATGACGTGGCGGCGCAGCTATGACACCCCGCCGCCGCCCATCGAGGCCGGCAGTCGCTACAGCCAGGACACGGACGCCCGGTACGCCGACATCGGCGGTGGACCGCTGACCGAATGCCTGGCCGACGTGGTGGCGCGCTTCCTGCCGTACTTCACCGACGTCGTCATCCCGGACTTGCGGTGCGGCAAGACGGTGCTGATCGCGGCGCACGGCAACTCGCTGCGGGCGTTGGTGAAATACCTCGACCAGATGTCGGATGACGACGTGGTCGGGTTGAACATCCCCACGGGTATCCCGCTGCGTTACGACTTGGACGCCGACCTGCGCCCGAAGGTGGCCGGCGGTGTCTATCTGGACCCGGAGGCGGCCGCCGCAGGGGCCGCTGCAGTGGCAAACCAGGGCGCCAAGTAG